From the genome of Methylocystis heyeri:
CAGTGTCAAAGATCCCGACGTTAAAACCGGTTTCACGCGTTTCGATGGCTACGACCCGGCAACGAATAGTCTGATCGACGCCAAAAATTTCAACAAATGGCCGATAGATAAGAAATTCTCCTACGATGATGTCCTTGAGCAGGCGCGCAGACAAATCAATGCGGCGAAGGGAACGAAGATCGTCTGGAAAGTCGCCTCTCCGGAACGTGCCCAGAAAGTCAGCGATATTCTTGCTGATGGTCGCGTCGTAGACGTCACTGTTGAATTCCTTCCCCCCTAGGAGCAGAAAATGAGCACTTCAGATCCCGACGCCATGGTCATTCAAGCCTCGGGTTTTGGCGAGGCGTTAACGGCACGGCTGTCGATCCAGCGCGCGAAGCAGATCATGCTGGATCTCGAAGCAATCTCGCCATGGCAACGTCCATTCAAGGTGAGCGGACGCACCGAGGAAACCAACCGCATGCCTATCGCGGCAGATCTTTCCGACTTCGACGAAGTGGTGATGCGCGCGCTGCAGAGTTACACGGCTCCTCGCTATTACAACGAGAACGATCCGGATAATTGGGAGCTTACTCCAGACTCCTATTCTCCCCTTGGATTCGCAGAAACATTTTCCGATATTCACTCTGGAAAGGGCTACTGGGACAGCATTTGCCTCCACCTCTACTTTGCAAGCGTCAAGAATCTGGTAGCGAGCAACGACTCAGTCTATGTTCTTAAAGTCCCCTTTTACCAGGAAGATCAGGTTAACCGCGAATGGTCCGATCCAGCCGTCGTCAGACGATTGCTCGACTATTTCATCGACAGCTGCAATTCTGAAAAATGCGTCGTGTACGGAAGACAGCAGAATCGTAGAATTTCCTTAGAAAAAAACATCTATGCGATTGGATGGCTAAACTATACAAGAGACCCCAAGGTTGCAGAGGTCTTCAGAAAAACCGGAAAGGCCGCCCCCTATCGCGCAGGCGTTCTGCTGAAGCTCGGCGACGACGCCTCGGTCCTGTCAGACTCGAAAATCGACGCGGAACTCCTCGAAATAAGCGAAATGCTGTCTGCCGCCGGGGTGTCCCGCTAATCGAAGGCGCCACGCTCGGTGATGGGACCTCTCGCCTAGCGAAAATCTTGAACGAAGGTAACCTGTAAGAAGATGCCCCGCGCAATCCGCGAGCGGGCCGCGTCTATAGCTTCTCTCCGGTCGAACAGATCGTGATGACCGCGAGCATCGCACTCAAGCGTCAAACCTTCACCCTCTCGCATTTCACCGAAGGCAATATTCCTTAAATCGCTGATCGGCGTGCCGGAAAGCTGGACGCCCGATCAGATCAAAAATTTCCTGGACTATTGGGACGCTTACTTCACCGGCGATCTCGCCGCGCACAGGCGCGTCAAATTCGTGCCCGGCGGCGTCGCCAAGACTTTCATCCAAGACGGAGGGAAATCCCCTCTCCCCGTAACGCTATCCCGCGCCCTGAACAAATGGCGCGAGATCGCGCATGAGCGCCCGGAATCCTCCCTGCAAGGAAACAGTAGAATGGCCCCACTCGATATGTTCGTTCCCCTTGTCAAGGCGGACGCCGCGCGTCGTCTCGTCTATGGCGTCGTCACCGCGGAGAAGCCCGACCGCGCCGGCGAGATCTGCGACTATGCGACCACGAAACCCTATTACGAAAAATGGTCGGCCGACTTCCAAAAGGCGAGCGCGGGCAAGTCTCTCGGCAATTTGCGTGCGATGCACGGCAAAATCGCCGCCGGACGCATCGAGCAGATCACATTCGACGACGAAACCAAGCAGATCGAAATCTGCGCCCGGGTCGTAGACGGCGCCGAATGGGCCAAGGTCGAAGCCGGTGTCTATACCGGCTTTTCGCAGGGCGGCGGCTATGTGAAGCGCTGGCCCGACGACCATGACCCAGCTGTCACGCGCTACACCGCGAATCCGGTGGAAATTTCGCTCGTCGACATGCCCTGCCTGCCGGCCGCGACCTTTTCGATGATCAAGGCCGACGGCGTGACCGAAAAGAGAAACTTCGCGCCGCAGGTCGAGCAGGTTTGGATGACCGTCGACGGCAAGACTTTCAGAAAGAAAGCCGAAGCTCTCGCTCATGCCGGCGCGGCGCCGATGATGAGGCTGGTCGAGCGCATGGAGGATGATCTCTCGCGCCGGGCGAAATTCGCGCCGCTGAGGAAAGCGCTCGGCGCCGAGGCTTACGACTCGGCGAGCGCCATCGCCGCGCTCGAAATCATCTTCTCCCTCTTGGAAAAGGAAATCTCCGAGGGGGAGCAGGACGGGGAACAAATCGCCGCGCTCAGGGAGTCCATAGCGCGGCTCAAGGAATTCGTCGTTTCCGAGATCGGCGAGCGGGACGACGAGCCGCTCTACAGCCAAAAGGCCCTGCTCGATATGCTCACGCCCCGCCTCGAAAAGCTGAGCGCGCGGATCGAGGAGATCGGCCGCCAGCCCTCTCCGCCCCCCATGCTCGCCGGCACGCGAGGGGTCGAAAAAGGCGGGGATTCCCGCCTCGACGACATCGCCGGCGCTCTGGCCAAGCTCACTGCCGAAGAACGCGCGGCCTTGCTCATCAAAGCGGCTCAAAAAGACCCCCAGCCGCTGCGTTGAGAGAAGCTCTCGACGCCAGGCGCCGGCGAACTCCCATCCATCCGCGCCTGATACGGCGCCGATCTCTCCCAGGAAAAACCTCATGACCATACAGCAAACCACGCAGGACGTATTGGACGCCATTCGCAAGTCCCAGAGCGCCGCCGTCGCCGATCCACGCCTCTCCGCGCTGGGACTCGAAAAGAGCACTTTCACGCAATCGACCAGCGCGACCTCCGGGCTGACTTCCTACGACCTCGAACCGGGCGCGAAATTTCTCGCGCCGGTGCTGACTCCCCTGCGCAACGAGACGCCTCGCGTTTCCGGCAAAGGCGGCATACAGGCGAATTGGCGCGCCATCACCGCCATCAACGCCACCGGCCTGCGCCTCGGCGTCTCCGGCGGCAACCGCGGCGGCGCGCAGGCGATCAGCACCGCGGATTACTTTGCCTCCTATAAGGGCATCGGCCTCGAAACCAGCGTAGATTTCGAGGCCGAATACGCCGGCCTGGGCTTCGACGACGTGCGCGCCCAGGCCGGCTTGCGTGGCCTGCAGGCCGCGATGATCGGCGAGGAGGCGCTGATCCTCGGCGGCAACGGCTCCATGCCGCTCGGCGTCACCCCGACGCCTACGCTCGCAGCGAGCGCCAACGGGGGCGCGCTCGCCACCGGAACTCTTTCGGTGATCTGCGTCGCGCTGTCCTTCGACGGCTTCGTCAACGGCTCGGTCGGCAATGGGGTGCAGTCGCAGATCACCCGCACCAACGTCGATGGCTCCAGCGACATTTTCGGCGGCGGCGCGGCCCAGAAATCCGCCGGCGCGACTGTATCGGTCACCGGCCCGACCGGCTCCGTCACCGCGACGGTCGCGAATGTGCGCGGGGCTCTCGGCTACGCCTGGTTCTGGGGCGCAGCGGGCGCCGAGGCGCTCGGCGCAATCACCTCGATCAATTCCCTCGCCATAACCGCCAATGCGGCCGGAACCCAGACCGCCGCTTCTCTTCCCGCTGCAGACTGGTCCAACAACGCCCTGGTCTTCGACGGATTGCTGACCATCGCGCTCAAATCGGGCTCCGGCGCCTATGTGTCGGCCCAGCCCACCGGATCGGCAGGCGTCGGCACGCCGCTGACCGCCGACGGCGCCGGCGGCGTGGTGGAGATCGACGCGGCGCTGAAAAGCATGTGGGACACGATCCGCATGTCTCCCGACACGATCTGGGTCAACAGCCAGGAAGCGCTCGATATTTCCCGCAAGATTCTCGCCGGCGGCTCCAGCGCCGCTCAGCGCTTCGTCTTCGACGCCCAGCAGAACGCCATAGGCGGCGGCGTGATGGTGCGCAGCTATCTCAATCGCTTCTCGATGAATGGGGGCCAGGTGCTGGATATCCGGGTGCATCCCAATATGCCCGCCGGCACGATTCTCATGACGGCGCGGAGCATTCCCTATCCGCTCTCGGGCGTCGGCAATGTGTTTCAGATCAGAACGCGGCGGGACTATTATCAGATCGAATGGCCGCTGCGCACGCGCCGCTACGAGTATGGCGTCTATGCCGACGAGGTGCTGCAGCATTACTTCCCGCCGAGCATGGCCGTCATCACCAACATCGCCAACGGCTGACGCCTGTCGTCGTGGCTGCGAACCTTGCGCGACCAGCGCGGGAACGCCTGCCCTGCAACGCCCTTCCCAACAGGACTCCCATGATCTCCATGAAAGCCCCGCCGGGCCTCACCGGCTTTTCTCATGGCGGCATCGCGCTCGCCATCACCCGCGGCCGAATCGAAGTGTCTCC
Proteins encoded in this window:
- a CDS encoding Tox-REase-5 domain-containing protein, yielding MSTPATPPEEPKNSRRQDDDGAPTQQKPSYKVGASDGGPGEWKEFNEGLSPEEAAYQKKVTGAPDGLVYSVKDPDVKTGFTRFDGYDPATNSLIDAKNFNKWPIDKKFSYDDVLEQARRQINAAKGTKIVWKVASPERAQKVSDILADGRVVDVTVEFLPP